From the genome of Prochlorococcus marinus XMU1419, one region includes:
- a CDS encoding CrcB family protein, with the protein MKIKYYIYILLACYLATLLRLLIDDNLIISLVGSFFFGFIIRKRLNDLSKKILLTGFFSCFTSFTGFVFLLYEILHQGEWIKFIIFFNLIIITNLFIMICGFWISRKIT; encoded by the coding sequence GTGAAAATAAAATATTATATTTATATCCTCTTAGCATGCTATTTAGCGACTTTATTAAGATTGCTAATAGACGATAACTTAATTATTTCACTAGTTGGATCATTTTTCTTTGGTTTTATAATTAGAAAAAGATTAAATGACTTAAGTAAAAAAATTTTATTAACTGGTTTTTTTTCTTGTTTTACTTCTTTCACTGGATTCGTATTTCTTTTATATGAAATTCTTCATCAAGGAGAATGGATAAAATTCATAATATTTTTTAATTTAATAATCATCACTAATTTATTTATAATGATTTGTGGGTTTTGGATCAGTAGAAAAATTACTTAG
- a CDS encoding fluoride efflux transporter FluC, whose product MDFHSIRIVFLGSTLGLILRIIIQNNLKINLGFDIQNISVVNFIGSFFLGIFVALNFSNNNLLMLFYAGFLGSFSTFSSFIYQLFILFQKRKFLSLFFHYLEVMFIAFILFYLGYFLVKFLLM is encoded by the coding sequence TTGGATTTTCATTCAATAAGAATAGTTTTTCTTGGTAGTACTTTAGGATTAATACTTAGAATAATCATACAAAATAATTTAAAAATAAATTTAGGTTTTGACATTCAAAATATTTCAGTAGTAAATTTTATAGGATCCTTCTTTTTAGGAATTTTTGTGGCATTAAATTTTAGTAATAACAACTTATTAATGTTATTTTATGCTGGTTTTTTAGGATCTTTTAGTACATTTTCTTCTTTTATATATCAACTATTTATTTTATTTCAAAAGAGAAAATTCTTAAGTTTATTTTTTCATTATTTAGAGGTAATGTTTATTGCTTTTATTTTATTTTATTTAGGTTATTTTCTAGTTAAATTTTTATTAATGTGA
- the gyrB gene encoding DNA topoisomerase (ATP-hydrolyzing) subunit B gives MSEDKRSNKISNDYGAEQIQVLEGLEPVRKRPGMYIGSTGPRGLHHLVYEVVDNSVDEALAGHCDHIEIVLQSDGSALISDNGRGIPTDIHPRTGKSALETVLTVLHAGGKFGSGGYKVSGGLHGVGISVVNALSEWVNVTVYRDGSEFNQRFEKGVSKGELHTKKQTIKPFKKGTTICFKPDKTIFSGGIEFEFALLSSRLRELAYLNGGVKIVFRDERNELSDGSFKEEIYLYQGGIKEYVEYMNAEKESIHPEIIYVDSQRENVYVEAALQWCSDVYSDNILGFANNIRTIDGGTHIEGLKTVLTRTFNNLSKKRGKRKDGEKNLAGENIREGLTVVLSVKVPDPEFEGQTKTKLGNTEVRGIVDSLIGEALTKYMEFNPGILDLILEKAIQSFNAAEAARRARELVRRKSVLESSTLPGKLADCSSRDPSESEIYIVEGDSAGGSAKQGRDRNFQAILPLRGKILNIEKTDDTKIYKNTEIQSLITALGLGIKGEEFDVSSLRYHRVVIMTDADVDGAHIRTLLLTFFYRYQRELVEKGFIYIACPPLYKVERGKNHKYCYNENQLKDTIEGFGENANYNIQRFKGLGEMMPKQLWDTTMNPQTRMMKRVEIEDALEADRIFNILMGDKVGPRREFIETHSSNLDLATLDI, from the coding sequence ATGAGTGAGGACAAAAGATCTAATAAAATCTCAAATGACTATGGTGCAGAACAGATTCAGGTTTTAGAAGGGTTAGAGCCCGTTCGTAAACGCCCTGGAATGTATATAGGCTCTACGGGCCCAAGAGGTTTACATCATTTGGTATACGAGGTTGTTGATAACTCAGTTGACGAAGCACTTGCAGGACATTGTGATCATATTGAAATTGTTCTTCAATCAGATGGATCAGCTTTAATCTCAGATAATGGCCGTGGTATACCTACAGATATTCATCCAAGGACAGGGAAAAGTGCTTTAGAAACTGTACTTACTGTTCTTCACGCAGGAGGTAAATTTGGAAGTGGAGGTTATAAAGTTTCTGGCGGCTTGCATGGAGTAGGAATATCTGTGGTTAATGCTTTAAGCGAATGGGTTAACGTTACTGTTTATAGGGATGGCAGTGAGTTTAATCAAAGATTTGAAAAAGGGGTATCAAAGGGTGAATTGCACACTAAAAAGCAGACTATAAAACCTTTTAAAAAAGGCACTACTATTTGTTTTAAACCCGATAAAACAATTTTTTCTGGAGGAATAGAATTTGAATTTGCTCTGCTTTCTTCCAGGTTAAGAGAACTTGCTTATCTTAATGGTGGCGTAAAAATTGTTTTTAGAGATGAGAGAAATGAATTATCAGATGGTTCTTTTAAAGAAGAAATTTACCTATACCAAGGAGGCATTAAAGAATATGTTGAGTATATGAATGCAGAAAAAGAGTCAATTCATCCTGAGATAATTTATGTTGATTCACAGAGAGAAAACGTTTACGTAGAAGCAGCTTTACAATGGTGTTCTGATGTATATTCAGACAATATTTTAGGCTTTGCTAATAACATAAGAACAATCGATGGAGGCACTCATATTGAGGGGCTAAAAACAGTTTTGACAAGAACTTTTAATAATCTTTCAAAAAAAAGAGGCAAAAGAAAGGATGGTGAAAAAAATTTAGCTGGCGAAAATATTAGAGAGGGCTTGACTGTAGTTTTATCAGTCAAAGTTCCAGATCCCGAGTTTGAAGGTCAGACAAAAACAAAATTAGGTAATACCGAAGTAAGAGGAATTGTTGATTCTCTTATAGGGGAGGCTCTCACAAAATATATGGAATTTAATCCTGGAATTTTGGACTTGATTCTTGAAAAAGCAATTCAATCGTTTAATGCAGCAGAAGCTGCAAGAAGAGCGAGAGAATTAGTAAGAAGAAAGAGTGTTTTGGAAAGTTCGACTTTGCCTGGCAAATTAGCTGATTGTAGTTCCAGAGATCCCTCAGAATCAGAAATTTATATTGTTGAGGGAGATTCTGCGGGAGGTTCGGCAAAACAAGGAAGAGATAGAAATTTTCAAGCTATATTGCCCTTAAGAGGTAAAATTCTTAATATTGAAAAAACCGATGATACTAAAATATACAAAAATACAGAAATTCAGTCGTTAATTACGGCTCTAGGGTTAGGAATTAAAGGTGAGGAGTTTGATGTTAGCTCCTTAAGATACCATAGAGTCGTTATTATGACTGATGCGGATGTTGACGGTGCTCATATTAGGACTTTATTATTGACATTCTTTTATAGATACCAGAGAGAACTGGTTGAGAAAGGTTTTATATACATAGCTTGTCCTCCACTCTATAAAGTAGAAAGAGGAAAAAATCATAAATATTGCTATAACGAGAATCAATTAAAGGATACAATTGAAGGATTCGGAGAAAATGCTAACTATAATATTCAAAGATTTAAAGGGTTAGGTGAAATGATGCCAAAACAATTGTGGGATACCACAATGAATCCTCAGACCAGGATGATGAAGAGGGTTGAAATAGAAGATGCTCTTGAAGCTGATAGAATATTTAATATATTAATGGGAGATAAAGTTGGTCCAAGAAGAGAGTTTATTGAAACTCATAGTAGTAACTTAGATTTGGCAACTTTAGATATATAA
- the miaA gene encoding tRNA (adenosine(37)-N6)-dimethylallyltransferase MiaA, producing the protein MISNSPHVIVLIGPTASGKTELAIEVAEYFKTYIHNIDSRQIYKYMDIGTAKPSKSQQKKIKHFLLDIKEPSSPINVKQFQEIAQKSIEREIKLKNLPFLVGGSGLYMNAITKGFFVPDIPPQNYLRRQLEDLGQKECWEILKNCDPKSTKKINSGDQIRTIRALEVLYVTGKPLSTQIVQKPPDWRILELGIDRNNLKERILQRTKNMFNTGIIEETKHLIFQYGSDLPILKTIGYREAKEVLNNNLTINQAIELTSIKTIQFAKRQKTWFRNKNNPIWLNNKNLLKDAIIKIESFLG; encoded by the coding sequence ATGATTTCTAATTCACCTCATGTAATAGTTTTAATAGGGCCCACAGCGAGTGGTAAAACAGAATTAGCTATAGAAGTTGCAGAATATTTTAAAACTTATATACATAATATCGATTCAAGACAAATATATAAATATATGGATATTGGCACAGCGAAACCATCTAAGAGTCAACAAAAAAAAATAAAGCATTTTTTATTAGATATTAAAGAGCCCTCTAGTCCAATTAATGTAAAACAATTTCAAGAAATTGCTCAAAAATCTATAGAAAGAGAAATTAAACTAAAAAATCTACCTTTCCTTGTGGGAGGAAGTGGTTTGTATATGAACGCAATAACAAAAGGGTTTTTTGTGCCAGATATTCCCCCACAGAATTATTTGAGGAGACAATTAGAAGATCTTGGTCAGAAAGAATGTTGGGAAATTTTAAAGAATTGTGATCCAAAATCAACAAAAAAAATTAATTCTGGTGATCAGATTAGAACAATAAGAGCTTTGGAAGTCCTTTATGTAACGGGTAAACCTTTATCAACTCAAATAGTGCAGAAACCACCTGACTGGAGAATACTAGAGCTTGGAATAGATAGAAATAATTTAAAAGAGAGAATTTTACAAAGAACAAAAAATATGTTTAATACTGGAATTATTGAAGAAACAAAACATCTTATTTTTCAATATGGATCTGACTTGCCAATACTAAAAACCATTGGTTATCGGGAAGCTAAGGAAGTCCTAAATAACAATTTAACGATAAATCAGGCAATTGAATTAACTTCTATAAAAACTATCCAATTTGCCAAAAGACAAAAAACATGGTTTCGAAATAAAAATAATCCTATTTGGCTTAATAACAAAAACCTGCTAAAAGATGCAATAATTAAAATAGAGTCTTTTTTAGGCTAA
- the infC gene encoding translation initiation factor IF-3, translating to MPPRPRFDRRAPVRELPNINERIKYPQLRVVDSDGKQLGVIDRLKALDIASQRELDLVLVSEKANPPVCRIMDYGKYKFEQEKKAKEARKKSHQTEVKEVKMRYKIDKHDYDVRIGQATRFLKSGDKVKCTVIFRGREIQHSNLAETLLLKMANDLEEQSEVQQKPKREGRNMIMFLSPRKTPLIKKDSE from the coding sequence ATGCCACCACGCCCACGCTTTGACCGCCGCGCTCCTGTAAGAGAGCTCCCAAATATCAATGAAAGAATAAAATACCCTCAATTGAGAGTTGTTGATTCAGATGGAAAACAATTAGGTGTCATAGATAGATTGAAAGCATTAGACATCGCCTCTCAAAGAGAACTTGATCTAGTTTTGGTAAGCGAAAAAGCTAACCCTCCTGTTTGTAGAATCATGGACTATGGAAAATATAAATTTGAACAAGAAAAAAAAGCAAAAGAGGCAAGAAAAAAATCTCATCAAACAGAAGTTAAAGAAGTAAAAATGAGGTACAAAATTGACAAGCATGATTATGACGTCCGTATAGGTCAAGCTACTAGATTTTTAAAATCTGGAGATAAAGTAAAATGCACGGTAATTTTTAGGGGTAGGGAAATTCAACACTCAAATTTAGCGGAAACACTTCTTTTAAAAATGGCTAATGATTTAGAAGAACAATCCGAAGTGCAACAAAAGCCAAAAAGAGAAGGTAGAAATATGATTATGTTTTTAAGCCCTAGAAAAACTCCCCTTATTAAGAAAGATTCCGAGTGA
- a CDS encoding GntR family transcriptional regulator: MRFHIQQESDIPASTQLYNQICFAIAARHYPPGHRLPSTRQLAMQTGLHRNTISKVYRQLEIDGVVEAIAGSGIYVRDNLTKKDFKKSIYSKEKISKPPDQEAKKAIDSFINIGCTLQETREILTNEIDWRIKCGGRILVSTPREDIGASMLIAEDLSPKINVPVEVVPMEELEKVLSNSNNGTIVTSRYFLQPLEKVAKQHGVRAIAVDLSDFQKELKILQEFHTGSCVGIVSISPGLLRAAEVIIHSMRGSELILMTAVSDNNSRLLSLLKTSNLIVCDGPSLSVVENTLLKNRSQLIRLPQIICAKNYLSIETINHLKKEIGVIN, translated from the coding sequence GTGAGATTCCATATTCAGCAAGAAAGTGATATACCAGCATCGACACAACTCTATAATCAAATTTGCTTTGCAATAGCTGCTAGACATTATCCTCCCGGTCATAGACTTCCAAGCACCAGGCAGCTTGCAATGCAAACTGGACTTCATCGTAATACTATAAGCAAAGTTTATAGACAGCTTGAAATAGATGGTGTAGTAGAAGCTATAGCTGGATCAGGCATCTATGTAAGAGATAATTTAACTAAAAAAGACTTCAAAAAATCAATTTACTCAAAAGAAAAAATAAGTAAACCACCAGATCAAGAAGCAAAGAAAGCTATTGATAGCTTTATAAATATTGGCTGCACCTTACAAGAAACTAGAGAAATATTAACCAATGAAATTGATTGGCGTATTAAATGTGGAGGAAGAATTTTAGTAAGTACTCCAAGAGAGGATATTGGTGCTTCTATGCTCATTGCAGAAGACCTCTCTCCAAAAATTAATGTGCCAGTAGAAGTTGTTCCCATGGAAGAACTAGAAAAAGTTTTAAGTAATTCAAATAATGGAACTATCGTAACAAGCAGATATTTTTTACAACCTCTAGAAAAAGTTGCTAAACAGCATGGAGTACGAGCTATTGCAGTGGACTTGAGCGACTTTCAAAAGGAATTAAAAATCCTACAAGAATTTCATACTGGAAGTTGTGTAGGTATTGTTAGCATAAGTCCAGGATTATTGAGAGCTGCAGAAGTTATCATCCACAGCATGAGAGGTAGCGAATTAATTCTTATGACAGCAGTTTCAGATAATAACAGTAGATTACTATCACTTTTAAAGACTTCAAACCTAATAGTTTGTGATGGGCCGAGTTTATCAGTCGTAGAAAATACTTTATTAAAAAATAGGTCTCAGCTTATTAGATTACCTCAAATAATATGTGCTAAAAATTATTTAAGTATCGAAACAATAAATCACTTAAAAAAAGAGATTGGAGTCATCAATTAA
- the cysE gene encoding serine O-acetyltransferase — protein MLTTFKSDIEIIKERDPAARGIIEIFLCYPGFQSIVIHRFTHKLWNLKIPLIPRLLSHLNRLATGIEIHPGAKIGKRVFIDHGMGVVIGETAEIGNNCLLYQGVTLGGTGKSHGKRHPTLMENVVVGAGAKVLGSITVGSNTRIGAGSVVVRNVEGNSTVVGVPGRVVHQSGVKVNPLAHSALPDAEANVIKNLMDRIDFLENEILKLQKTIQCIANSESIDISKLGDSQNIKDKEIIEFLGDE, from the coding sequence ATGTTAACGACATTTAAATCAGATATAGAAATAATCAAAGAGAGAGATCCCGCTGCCAGAGGGATAATTGAGATCTTTCTTTGTTACCCAGGATTTCAATCAATAGTTATTCATAGATTTACCCATAAATTATGGAACTTAAAAATTCCTCTAATTCCACGCTTGTTAAGTCATCTGAATAGGTTAGCAACTGGAATTGAAATCCATCCAGGGGCCAAAATTGGTAAGCGAGTTTTCATAGATCATGGAATGGGAGTCGTAATTGGTGAAACAGCTGAGATAGGAAATAACTGTCTGCTTTATCAAGGTGTGACATTAGGGGGTACTGGGAAAAGTCATGGGAAAAGACACCCAACCCTAATGGAAAATGTTGTGGTGGGAGCAGGTGCAAAAGTTCTTGGATCCATCACAGTAGGATCTAATACACGTATAGGTGCTGGTTCAGTTGTTGTTCGGAATGTAGAGGGTAACAGTACTGTAGTTGGAGTTCCTGGAAGAGTAGTACATCAAAGTGGAGTCAAAGTAAATCCATTGGCTCATTCAGCTTTACCAGATGCAGAAGCTAATGTGATAAAAAATTTGATGGATAGGATAGATTTTCTTGAAAATGAAATTCTTAAATTGCAAAAAACTATACAATGTATTGCTAACTCAGAATCTATTGATATATCTAAACTCGGAGATTCTCAAAATATTAAAGACAAAGAAATTATTGAATTTCTTGGAGATGAATAA
- the secA gene encoding preprotein translocase subunit SecA, whose protein sequence is MLKLLLGDPNARKLKRYQPIVEEINFLEKETSDLTDDELRKETNNLKSTISSELDIKKQKALLEEFLPKAFAIVREASKRVLDMRHFDVQLIGGMVLHECQIAEMKTGEGKTLVATLPCYLNALTGKGVHVVTVNDYLARRDAEWMGQVHRFLGLSVGLIQQDMNPVERKKNYACDITYATNSELGFDYLRDNMSTDINEVVQRNFNYCVIDEVDSILIDEARTPLIISGQVERPQEKYQKAAELSQVLIKAKELSKDGIDPEGDYEVDEKQRSCILTDDGFAKCEDYLGVSDLYNPQDPWAHYITNALKAKELFVKDVNYIIKNEEAVIVDEFTGRVMPGRRWSDGQHQAIEAKESLKIQPETQTLASITYQNFFLLYPGLAGMTGTAKTEEVEFEKTYKLESTVIPTNQIRKRQDWSDQVFKTEIGKWKAVAKETTQIHRDGRPVLVGTTSVEKSELLSSLLSEEKIPHNLLNAKPENVEREAEIIAQAGRAGAVTIATNMAGRGTDIILGGNSDYMARLKLKEILVPLLVKPENEHKPPIPKQRNSKVKGGFSSKNGSKLKKKASNSSISLFPCKLDEEIEKKLSLLSNELIKDWGDRQLSLLELDDRIATAAEKAPTEDNSIKLLRESLSEVKKEYEKVLIHEEEKVRQAGGLHVIGTERHESRRVDNQLRGRAGRQGDLGSTRFFLSLEDNLLRIFGGDRVANLMNAFRVDEDMPIESGMLTRSLESAQKKVETYYYDIRKQVFEYDEVMNNQRKAVYSERLRVLQGIDLKKQVIGYGEKTMSEIVEAYINPDLPPEEWNIDQLISKVKEFIYLLDDLKADDINLLSVEELKSYLQEQLRIAYDLKESQIEKIRPGLMREAERFFILQQIDNLWREHLQSMDSLRESVGLRGYGQKDPLIEYKNEGYDMFLEMMTNMRRNVIYSMFMFQPKTDTEDKK, encoded by the coding sequence ATGCTAAAACTTTTGTTGGGAGATCCGAATGCACGAAAGTTAAAGCGCTATCAACCAATAGTGGAAGAGATAAATTTTTTAGAAAAGGAAACTTCTGATTTAACAGATGATGAGTTAAGAAAAGAAACTAATAACCTAAAATCAACTATCTCATCAGAATTAGATATAAAAAAACAAAAGGCACTCTTAGAAGAATTTCTTCCAAAAGCTTTTGCAATTGTTCGAGAAGCTAGCAAACGTGTTCTTGATATGAGACATTTTGATGTTCAATTAATAGGTGGAATGGTTTTACACGAATGTCAAATTGCCGAAATGAAGACTGGAGAAGGAAAAACGCTTGTTGCAACATTACCTTGTTATTTAAATGCTTTGACTGGGAAAGGCGTTCATGTCGTCACGGTCAATGATTATTTAGCTAGAAGAGATGCTGAGTGGATGGGACAAGTCCATCGTTTTTTAGGTTTATCTGTTGGTTTAATTCAGCAAGATATGAACCCAGTTGAGAGAAAGAAAAATTATGCTTGTGATATCACTTATGCTACAAATTCTGAATTAGGATTTGATTATTTAAGAGATAATATGTCTACTGATATAAATGAGGTAGTGCAAAGAAACTTTAATTATTGTGTGATAGATGAAGTTGATTCAATACTCATTGATGAAGCAAGAACACCTCTAATTATTTCTGGTCAAGTTGAAAGACCGCAAGAAAAATATCAAAAAGCTGCGGAATTATCTCAGGTTTTAATTAAAGCAAAAGAATTAAGTAAAGATGGTATTGATCCAGAAGGTGATTATGAAGTTGATGAAAAGCAGAGAAGTTGCATATTAACTGATGACGGTTTTGCAAAATGCGAAGACTATCTAGGAGTAAGTGATTTATATAATCCTCAAGATCCTTGGGCACATTATATAACTAACGCTTTAAAAGCCAAAGAATTGTTTGTTAAAGATGTAAATTACATTATTAAAAATGAGGAAGCTGTCATAGTGGATGAATTTACTGGTAGGGTAATGCCTGGAAGGCGCTGGAGTGATGGTCAGCATCAGGCAATAGAAGCAAAAGAGAGTCTTAAAATTCAGCCTGAGACACAAACATTAGCATCCATAACTTATCAAAATTTTTTCCTCTTATATCCTGGTTTAGCAGGAATGACCGGTACTGCAAAAACAGAGGAAGTTGAATTTGAGAAAACTTATAAATTAGAATCAACAGTTATCCCTACAAACCAAATAAGGAAGAGACAAGATTGGTCCGATCAAGTTTTTAAGACAGAGATTGGTAAGTGGAAAGCCGTTGCTAAAGAAACTACACAAATTCATAGAGATGGCAGACCTGTTTTAGTTGGTACAACAAGTGTTGAAAAAAGTGAGTTATTAAGTTCACTTCTATCTGAAGAAAAAATTCCACATAATTTATTAAATGCTAAGCCAGAGAATGTTGAACGTGAGGCTGAAATTATAGCCCAGGCAGGAAGAGCAGGTGCTGTTACTATCGCAACTAATATGGCGGGAAGGGGAACAGATATAATTCTTGGTGGTAACAGTGACTATATGGCAAGACTTAAATTAAAAGAGATTTTAGTTCCTTTGCTAGTAAAGCCGGAAAATGAGCATAAGCCACCTATCCCTAAACAAAGAAATTCAAAAGTGAAAGGCGGTTTTTCTTCAAAAAATGGCTCCAAGTTAAAAAAGAAAGCTTCAAATTCTTCAATAAGTCTTTTCCCTTGTAAACTGGATGAAGAAATTGAAAAGAAACTCTCTCTCTTATCAAATGAACTCATCAAGGATTGGGGTGATAGACAACTTTCTCTCTTAGAGCTAGATGACAGGATAGCTACAGCTGCAGAAAAAGCACCCACCGAAGATAACTCAATAAAGCTTTTGAGAGAATCCTTATCAGAAGTAAAAAAAGAATATGAAAAAGTTTTGATTCATGAAGAGGAAAAAGTAAGACAAGCTGGCGGATTACATGTCATTGGTACTGAAAGACATGAATCAAGAAGAGTGGATAATCAACTTAGAGGCCGAGCAGGAAGACAAGGAGATCTAGGAAGTACCAGATTCTTTTTATCTTTAGAAGATAATCTTTTAAGGATTTTTGGAGGCGACAGGGTAGCAAATTTAATGAATGCATTTAGAGTTGATGAAGATATGCCTATAGAATCAGGAATGCTTACTAGATCTTTAGAAAGTGCTCAAAAGAAAGTGGAGACATATTATTACGATATTAGAAAACAAGTTTTTGAATATGATGAGGTAATGAACAATCAAAGAAAAGCAGTTTACAGCGAAAGACTAAGAGTTCTGCAAGGAATTGATTTAAAAAAGCAAGTAATAGGATATGGAGAAAAAACAATGAGTGAAATTGTAGAAGCTTATATTAATCCCGATCTTCCTCCTGAAGAATGGAATATTGATCAATTGATTTCTAAAGTTAAAGAATTTATTTACTTATTAGATGACCTAAAAGCTGATGATATTAATTTACTTTCCGTAGAAGAATTAAAAAGCTATCTTCAGGAGCAGTTGCGAATAGCTTATGATTTAAAAGAATCTCAAATTGAAAAGATTCGTCCAGGATTAATGAGAGAAGCTGAAAGATTCTTCATTTTGCAGCAAATTGATAATTTGTGGCGAGAACATCTGCAATCCATGGATTCCTTAAGAGAATCAGTTGGCCTAAGAGGGTATGGCCAAAAAGATCCTTTAATCGAATATAAAAACGAGGGATATGATATGTTTCTTGAAATGATGACTAATATGAGACGGAATGTTATTTATTCAATGTTTATGTTTCAACCTAAAACTGATACGGAAGACAAAAAATAA
- a CDS encoding GNAT family N-acetyltransferase yields the protein MKAISLLNHSKGALGLRFFGLGPNLKPTNGLKKLQKLLHNNTFWAKNRTINDLKKCLANSDVVISIWVGNEIVGFGRALTDGIYRGVLWDIVIDQNHQGKGFGKLIVNNLLSSKEIKSTKKIYLMTTNKKLFYSQMDFKEVTSQNLLIREI from the coding sequence ATGAAAGCAATATCTCTTTTAAACCATTCCAAGGGAGCTTTAGGGTTAAGATTTTTTGGATTAGGTCCTAATCTAAAACCCACTAATGGATTAAAAAAACTTCAAAAATTGCTACATAATAATACTTTTTGGGCGAAAAATAGAACAATTAATGATCTAAAAAAATGTCTTGCTAACAGTGACGTTGTAATAAGCATTTGGGTTGGCAACGAAATAGTTGGTTTTGGCAGAGCTTTAACAGATGGGATTTATCGTGGGGTGCTTTGGGATATTGTTATAGATCAAAATCATCAAGGCAAAGGTTTTGGCAAATTAATTGTAAATAATCTTTTATCTTCAAAAGAAATTAAAAGTACAAAGAAAATATATTTAATGACGACAAATAAAAAATTGTTTTATTCTCAAATGGACTTCAAAGAAGTTACTTCTCAAAATTTGTTAATTCGTGAAATATAA
- a CDS encoding nuclear transport factor 2 family protein: protein MTRVISIEDLKGLFTKPYGTDAPTKQKWAEFYNENVIFVDPTQETEGLDSYIKAQEKLVKRCDDVFLETHAISITENCGFVEWTMGLKIMGKEFIYPGTTRLLFGENGLIKEHRDYFDFCGPTFGPVPILGPFIRWLYSKFVS, encoded by the coding sequence ATGACAAGAGTAATTTCTATAGAGGATTTAAAGGGATTATTTACTAAACCTTATGGCACAGATGCACCAACAAAACAAAAATGGGCTGAATTTTATAATGAGAATGTAATTTTTGTAGACCCAACGCAGGAAACAGAAGGCTTAGATTCTTATATTAAAGCTCAAGAAAAGCTGGTTAAAAGATGTGATGATGTTTTTTTAGAAACTCATGCGATTTCCATTACTGAAAATTGTGGATTCGTTGAATGGACAATGGGTTTAAAAATTATGGGTAAAGAATTTATTTATCCTGGAACTACTCGTTTATTATTTGGAGAAAATGGATTAATAAAAGAGCATAGAGATTACTTTGATTTTTGTGGTCCAACTTTTGGACCAGTTCCTATTCTAGGTCCTTTTATAAGATGGCTTTATAGTAAATTTGTTTCTTGA
- the ribH gene encoding 6,7-dimethyl-8-ribityllumazine synthase translates to MAIFEGSFTNASSLKVGIVIARFNDLITNKILSGCLDCLKRHGLDTSELSNQVDIVWVPGSFELPIAAKTLMKKKSYDVVIALGAVIRGETSHYDVVISEASKGISQVSYENNVPIIFGVLTTDTMQQALERAGIKNNLGWNYALQAIEMGSLIKNLN, encoded by the coding sequence ATGGCTATTTTTGAGGGATCTTTTACTAATGCATCTTCTTTAAAAGTTGGGATTGTAATAGCAAGATTTAATGATTTAATTACAAATAAAATTTTATCTGGTTGTCTTGATTGTTTAAAAAGACATGGCTTAGATACTTCTGAATTAAGCAATCAAGTAGATATCGTTTGGGTTCCTGGTTCATTTGAATTACCAATCGCAGCTAAAACCCTCATGAAAAAAAAGAGTTATGACGTTGTAATTGCTCTTGGAGCTGTGATACGTGGGGAAACTTCCCACTATGATGTAGTTATATCTGAGGCGAGTAAAGGTATTTCACAAGTTTCATATGAAAATAATGTTCCAATTATTTTTGGAGTTTTGACTACTGATACTATGCAGCAGGCTCTAGAAAGAGCAGGGATTAAAAATAATCTTGGTTGGAATTATGCTTTACAAGCAATTGAGATGGGATCCTTGATTAAAAATTTAAATTAA
- the psbZ gene encoding photosystem II reaction center protein PsbZ, whose translation MQAVNFFFVNALLFASLIAVVGVPVLYVTQPSTEEGQRESRRKIYSIAAVWVVLVFVTGIVSSLV comes from the coding sequence ATGCAGGCTGTTAACTTTTTTTTCGTAAATGCTCTATTATTTGCTTCTTTAATTGCGGTAGTTGGAGTACCCGTTTTATATGTGACTCAACCTTCTACTGAGGAAGGACAGCGAGAAAGTAGGAGAAAAATTTATTCTATTGCTGCTGTTTGGGTTGTTTTGGTTTTTGTTACAGGAATTGTTTCTTCATTAGTTTGA